One genomic window of Nicotiana sylvestris chromosome 10, ASM39365v2, whole genome shotgun sequence includes the following:
- the LOC138878953 gene encoding uncharacterized protein produces MAEHEACILGLRLAVDMGVQKVLVLGDSNLLVHQIQGEWETRDLKLIPYRQCLHDLSQQFRSIEFRHIPRIHNQVVDNLATLASMLHHSDKAYVDPLHIQVRDQHACCNVVEDELDVELWFHDIRE; encoded by the coding sequence atggctgagcatgaggcatgcattttgggtttaaggttagctgtagacatgggagTTCAGAAGGTATTAGTTTTGGGAGATTCAAATCTgttggtgcaccaaattcagggagaatgggagactcgagatttgaagctcataccgtatcgacaatgtctgcatgatctttCTCAACAATTcagatcaatagaattcaggcatattcctAGGATCCATAATCAGGTTGTCGACaatttggctaccttggcatcaatgttacaccattcggataaggcttatgtcgaccctttgcatattcaagttcgtgatcagcatgcctgtTGTAATGTGGTTGAAGATGAACTTGATGTGGAActttggttccatgatatcagggaGTAG